A stretch of DNA from Oryza brachyantha chromosome 9, ObraRS2, whole genome shotgun sequence:
GTGGCGCAGGGGGTGAGCGGATCGTTCCCGTGGTCGGCGCTGTCGTTCATGTCCATGTGGCTGGAGCTCATCGGGTTCAGCCACGAGGACACCGCCGTGTTCACCACCGTCTTCTCCGTCGCCACGTCGCTCGGCGGGCTCCTCGGCGGCAAGATGGGGGACGCCCTCGCCCGCCGGTACCCCGACGCCGGGAGGATCGTGCTGTCGCAGATCAGCGCCGGATCGGCCGTGCCCTTGGCCGCCGTCCTGCTGCTGGCCCTCCCCGACGACCCGTCCACCGGCGTCGCCCATTGTCTCGTGCTATTCGTCATGGGGCTCATCATCTCATGGAATGCAGCTGCCACTAACAAGTATGGCACATTACATCTCAAAGCTTTTCGATCCAAAAATTGCTACAGAATTTAAGAAATTCGAACCTTTCGCGGTTTGATCGGTGATCCGTGTTCACGATGCGCAGCCCAATTTTCGCGGAGATTGTGCCGGAGAAATCAAGAACGAGCATCTACGCACTCGACAGGTCGTTCGAGTCGATCCTGGCGTCGTtcgcgccaccggccgtcgGCTTCTTGTCCCAGCACGTGTACGGCTTCAAGCCAGCCGGCGGCAATGGCAGCGGTGGCgccgcttccgccgccgtcgagaggGACAGGGAGAACGCGGCGTCGCTGGCGAAGGCGCTGTACGCGGCGATCGCGATCCCGATGACGATCTGCAGCGCGATATACTCGTTCCTGTACTGCACGTACCCGCGGGACAGGgatcgcgcgcgcgcgacgcaggcgctggccgccgccggcgacctgcCGGCGGAGCTGCGGCACGTCGAGCTGGAGGAGGGCTCGTTCCCACGGCGTATTGGCGGCGACACGAGGCGGTTCGAGCTCGTTGGATCgcgggaggacgacgaggagcagGACGGTGTGAGAGGCGATGGCAatggcgacgccggcggcgacggttcAGGCGAGGGCCGTGCTGATGCTGACACAGAAAGGTTACTGTCAAGCCGGAAGCTCTGAAATTGTGACATGCGAAGGAAATGAAGGCTGGCTCTGCTCTCTGCAATCTTCCCTGCTGGACTTGAGAGAtgttcagagtttcagacaaGTTCAAATTTGTCGATGAAAACTAGGCGGTTTGACATTGCTAAAATTGATGAGTTAGGAGTACTATCTGACTTTCTTTGAcaaattctataaatttgaaaCGTGGCCTTCTTCTTTTCCGATTCTGGAGTTTGTATTTTCGTTAGTACGCCCCCATGAGAtatccaaattttacattaaaattttagtatatctCAGTACCTATTCAAGAaccataaaattgctctatatAGTATACCATGTTCATTCCCCAAATcctaatttaatcatagtttatgccttcaaatagctataaaaatggCATATCTTATTAACCCGTcaattttaaatcactcaaACCGGCCTAACTTTAGAGAATGGAAGCAAATGTAGTGAACTTTGAAGAACTTTTCCCTTAACAACTCTCATTAGTTAATGTGAGGGTCAGAAGTATGCAAGACTTTAGGGCTCCTTTAGAACACGTGAATTTACagaaaatttgtagaaaaatagTCCAATTCCTACGAACAGAATAGACCTTACCGCCAAAATCGTCAGAATGAGATGCAGGACATGCAGCAAATCCATGAAACTGCTGCTTTCTGAATTTCCAGTTGCTACAACTAGCTGTTGACTAAACGAGTGAGCTTTACTGCTTTTCAAAGATTCATTCGCTAAAATCACACCCATGCACACTTGCTGCACAAGAATCGATCCATCCGGGTGAGTGTATCCAGCCCAGATCAAGCACGTGTTGCTGACGACGATGCCggaccagcagcagcagcagcgcgccAAGAAgcggcgtcgccggagccgcgcgcgggcggcggcgctgctcctGGCGTACGCGGCGCTGGCCATGGAGCGCGCCGACGCGGCGCTGCTCCCGGCGGTGTAcagggagatcggcggcgcgCTGCAGGCCTCGCCGACCGCGCTCGGCTCCATCGCGCTCTCCCGCTCCGTCGTGCAGGCCGCCTGCTACCCGCTCGCCGCGTACCTGGCCGCGCGCCACGACCgcctcaccgtcgtcgccctcggcGCCTTCCTctgggccgccgccaccttgcTCATCGCCGTCTCCACCACCTTCCCGCAGATGGCCGTCACGGCGGCATTGAACGGCGTCGGGCTGGCGCTGCAGATCCCGGCGATTTACGCCTTCGTCGCCGACTCCGTCGACGGCACGAGCAGGGGCGTGGCCTTCGGGTGGCTCATGGTGGCGGGCAAGGTCGGCACGGTGGGCGGCACTTCCCTTGGCCTCCTCATGGCGCCCACCTCGTTCTTGGGGGTACCAGGCTGGCGGCtcgccttcctcttcctcgctgtcgccggcgCCTCGGTCGGTGTGTCCATACGCTGGTTTGCCGCTGGcaacgccgcggcggcggcgtcgacgacgaccccGGCAAATACCACGAAGCCTGTGAAGCAACAGCTGCAGGAGTTCGCGAGGGAGGCGAAGGCCGTGCTGCGGGTCCCGTCGTTCCAGGTGATCGTCGCGCAGGGGCTCACCGGCTCGTTCCCCTGGTCAGCGCTCTCCTTCACGGCGATGTGGCTGGAGCTCGTGGGGTTCTCCCacggcgagacggcggcgctcATGGCGCTGTTCAAGGTCGCCACGTCGCTGGGCGCCCTCCTCGGCGGCAAGATGGGGGACGCACTCGCGCGGCGGTTCAAGAACTCCGGCCGCATCGTCCTCGCGCAGATCAGCTCCGGCTCGGCGGTGCCCCTCGCCGCCATCCTGCTCCTCGCCCTCCCAAGCGAACCACCCACCGCCGCCAAGCACGGCGCCGCGCTGTTCGCCCTGGGGCTCATGGCCTCCTGGAACCCCTCGTCGACGAACGGCCCGATACTCGCGGAGATCGTGCCGCCGCGGTCGAGGACGAGCGTGTACGCGCTGGACCGGACGTGCGAGGCCGTGCTCGCGTCGTTCGCTCCCCCGGTggtcggcctcctcgccgagcgCCTGTACGGCTACGAGCTGGCgcgccccgccggcgccgccgcagtgACGACGGAGCGGCGCaacgccgcctccctcgccagGGCGCTGTACACCGCGATCGCCGTCCCCATGGTGCTGTGCTGCCTCGTCTACTCGTTCTTGTATTGCACCTACCCCATGGacagggaggcggcggctcgcggagacggcggagaccgtcccggcggcggcgagggattTGGCACCGACGACGAAGAGGAGGACGAGAGAAAATTGCTTCCGCAGTGACCGAAATTCGGGTGATCATGCAGCTTAAATTAGTAGGCAAAAACTCCCGTACGGAAACACTACCATCCGTTGAAGATTTGAGATGATTTTAAGCAAAACAAGTAGATTCGGTGATAGATTTCATCAAAAGTAGTATAGGATTTGATATAGAACTATATTAAACTTATGTTTCTATAGGTAAAAGTGTGTCTTCTATATAATggattttaaataaaattatatttgatatagagttaacttttataatctcatccttttgtttatgcttgcacttataagccaaaatttaaatttaaagttaattttatttttttaatctgaacACATTTTCTAGTATTTGCTTTAAGATCTAAgggtatgtatataaaagttttatttataattttttttcacgaatACGTTGTTTTTCCAATGAGCCCTTTAGCTTATCTTGTGACGCGACATTTCTACCATGAAAGCAAATGTACCGAAGAACATTGTTGCAAATATCTTTCGGTATCCTGCTCGAACGGAGGCGTTCTACGAGGAATTTCAGATTTGAAATAATTTCCGGCACAAGAACGGAGTAGATCAGTAAGGTAGTTTTTGCTCAAATCCGAAGATATATTAGCACCTAGTAAATGAACAATTGCTTGCGTCAAAAATCAGCAAACCAATGGAGAAACACATGCAATGTGGTGATAGAGTCGTTGGTAACATCACTTCATTTATCAAAGTTCAAATCCTAGGGGCCCAGGAATATTATGCGTGGattttcaaaggaaatttagTGAGACCAGTTATGTACAATTGGTTTCTATATCTTTAAGCATGTGTTAGAGGACGTATTCACGTGTGCGTGAATGTGGTGTTATGTGTTTAGAGATGTGTGTGGGGCTGTGTGCGTGTCTGTCGAAGGATTAACTCATTCAGCGGGAGATCGGGTGAACCCTCTTTTGAGTTTAGCCTAGTGACGGGGGGAGAAGTCGCTAAGATGAATGTGGTGAAATGGACAATGTGTGGAGCAAACGCACGTGCACAACAAGTATAAGGTTCAGGCAATAGGGGGTGTAATACCTACTCCCATGGTGTTCATTGTGATTTGGTGGATTACAAATTAAAAGGGTCAAGTGAAAACTCAAACTATTTAAACGTGTTTGCACTAATTGTGCTTGGATCGATCTTCCTCTCCATTTGGCAgtgtctttatttttagtcttaagaGGATATCATAGTGCTACAGAGAGGTATGAAAACTAtctaatttctttattttgaaTCAAGGTTGTATGATTTGTTTATTCTTTTTGTGTTAGTGTTAAATTCATTGTTACATAACATGATTTCCatagttggcttataatcATCTAAT
This window harbors:
- the LOC102710152 gene encoding uncharacterized protein LOC102710152; amino-acid sequence: MGGPAAAAAAARATWEERRTLVLVNLASIMERADEALLPAVYREVGAALHATPTGLGALTLYRSAVQAACYPVAAYAASRHNRAHVIAVGAFLWAAATFLVAVSGTFLQVAISRGLNGIGLALVIPAVQSLVADSTDDDNRGSAFGWLQLTSSIGSIIGGFSALLLASTTVLGIEGWRVAFHLVAAISVAVGVLVWLFAVDPHFSSGASPGGGKRRSAWDEARELVGEAKAVCRIPTFQIFVAQGVSGSFPWSALSFMSMWLELIGFSHEDTAVFTTVFSVATSLGGLLGGKMGDALARRYPDAGRIVLSQISAGSAVPLAAVLLLALPDDPSTGVAHCLVLFVMGLIISWNAAATNNPIFAEIVPEKSRTSIYALDRSFESILASFAPPAVGFLSQHVYGFKPAGGNGSGGAASAAVERDRENAASLAKALYAAIAIPMTICSAIYSFLYCTYPRDRDRARATQALAAAGDLPAELRHVELEEGSFPRRIGGDTRRFELVGSREDDEEQDGVRGDGNGDAGGDGSGEGRADADTERLLSSRKL
- the LOC102710437 gene encoding uncharacterized protein LOC102710437, whose amino-acid sequence is MPDQQQQQRAKKRRRRSRARAAALLLAYAALAMERADAALLPAVYREIGGALQASPTALGSIALSRSVVQAACYPLAAYLAARHDRLTVVALGAFLWAAATLLIAVSTTFPQMAVTAALNGVGLALQIPAIYAFVADSVDGTSRGVAFGWLMVAGKVGTVGGTSLGLLMAPTSFLGVPGWRLAFLFLAVAGASVGVSIRWFAAGNAAAAASTTTPANTTKPVKQQLQEFAREAKAVLRVPSFQVIVAQGLTGSFPWSALSFTAMWLELVGFSHGETAALMALFKVATSLGALLGGKMGDALARRFKNSGRIVLAQISSGSAVPLAAILLLALPSEPPTAAKHGAALFALGLMASWNPSSTNGPILAEIVPPRSRTSVYALDRTCEAVLASFAPPVVGLLAERLYGYELARPAGAAAVTTERRNAASLARALYTAIAVPMVLCCLVYSFLYCTYPMDREAAARGDGGDRPGGGEGFGTDDEEEDERKLLPQ